A stretch of Triticum aestivum cultivar Chinese Spring chromosome 1D, IWGSC CS RefSeq v2.1, whole genome shotgun sequence DNA encodes these proteins:
- the LOC123182122 gene encoding uncharacterized protein isoform X2 — translation MTRGGRKREEIGEGGSAADGTGSPAGVGLRRRVRSPSCQIGKGDGTGIRGGGGGGTAGTGRGDPRQTSGRQQGAPHGEERTRSTPSFPTRYEKEEIGPRKLVAHIFMCRAEKKPNGELGMPSNVQVAFVLSSAVWSSSIALLARHHLGWR, via the exons ATGACgagaggagggagaaagagagaggaaatAGGAGAGGGAGGCTCGGCAGCGGACGGGACAGGGTCGCCGGCCGGTGTCGGCCTGCGCCGGCGAGTTCGCTCGCCCAGCTGCCAAATAGGGAAAGGCGACGGGACCGgcattcggggcggcggcggcggcgggactgcAGGAACTGGCCGAGGTGATCCTCGCCAAACAAGCGGGCGGCAGCAAG GTGCTCCCCACGGTGAGGAACGGACGCGCTCAACGCCTTCCTTCCCAACCAG ATATGAGAAAGAAGAAATAGGACCAAGAAAATTAGTTGCTCATATATTCATGTGTCGTGCAGAGAAGAAACCGAATGGAGAACTTGGTATGCCGAGTAATGTGCAG GTTGCTTTTGTCCTCTCATCTGCTGTTTGGTCTTCGTCTATTGCTCTGCTGGCTCGTCATCACCTTGGTTGGAG ATGA
- the LOC123182122 gene encoding uncharacterized protein isoform X1 produces the protein MTRGGRKREEIGEGGSAADGTGSPAGVGLRRRVRSPSCQIGKGDGTGIRGGGGGGTAGTGRGDPRQTSGRQQGAPHGEERTRSTPSFPTRYEKEEIGPRKLVAHIFMCRAEKKPNGELGMPSNVQVAFVLSSAVWSSSIALLARHHLGWRLFLVLPFVLVRAN, from the exons ATGACgagaggagggagaaagagagaggaaatAGGAGAGGGAGGCTCGGCAGCGGACGGGACAGGGTCGCCGGCCGGTGTCGGCCTGCGCCGGCGAGTTCGCTCGCCCAGCTGCCAAATAGGGAAAGGCGACGGGACCGgcattcggggcggcggcggcggcgggactgcAGGAACTGGCCGAGGTGATCCTCGCCAAACAAGCGGGCGGCAGCAAG GTGCTCCCCACGGTGAGGAACGGACGCGCTCAACGCCTTCCTTCCCAACCAG ATATGAGAAAGAAGAAATAGGACCAAGAAAATTAGTTGCTCATATATTCATGTGTCGTGCAGAGAAGAAACCGAATGGAGAACTTGGTATGCCGAGTAATGTGCAG GTTGCTTTTGTCCTCTCATCTGCTGTTTGGTCTTCGTCTATTGCTCTGCTGGCTCGTCATCACCTTGGTTGGAGGTTGTTCTTGGTCCTGCCATTTGTTCTTGTTAGAGCTAACTGA